The genomic stretch GCTTACAAAAAGCGTCAACAAGACCGGGGCGGTTGTGAGTGCCGAAGAGCACAACATCTATGGCGGTATCGGTGGAGCTGTGGCGGAAGCCCTTTCCAAAAACACCCCCGTGCCCATGGAGTACGTGGGTGTAGCGGATACCTTTACCGAATCCGGGCCTTATGACACTTTGCTTACCAAGTACGGCATCTCAGTGGATGCCATTATTGAGGGTGTCAGGAAAGCGGTAAAGCGAAAAGCATAAACCTGTTTACAAGAGCCGGCGGCACAGACGCGCGGGAGCCGCTTTTCAAACACAGTCCGACATCTCCCGTGGCCGTACGGCAGGCACACAATAGAGTGACAAATCTTTTTTGATTAACTAAAAGGCTGTCTGGAGATTCTCTCCAGGACAGCCTTTTTAGTCAACCCGCAAAAAACAAACTTAAACGGGTAATCTTTAGACAGATCCCTTTTGCACAGCTATGATTTTATGGGGGCGACAGGACTGTCTTTGAGGCATCTCGGTTTATTCGCGCAGCTCTTACTGATAATTCAGAATCTTGTCCAAGGTCATCCCTATGTGTTTTTCCATGATTTCTTTCGCTTTTTGCCCATCCCGGGCGGTTATTGCTTCCAGCATTTTATGATGGTCGTTTATGCTTGTTTCGAGGCCGCTCCTGATCTGAATGGTTTTGCTGAAGCAACGAACCATCAGGTCTGTAAGGTGCTTGTAGAGTGAAATTAAGATTTTGTTGTTTGAGGCATCGATTATGGATCTGTGCAGTTCCATATCCAACAAGTTGTAATCATCAATATTCATTTGTTCCGCTTTTTCATCCAGTTCTTCAATGATGCTTGAAAAGCGCGGAATAAAACCTTTCGGCGGATCGACAGCCACATCATATATGGATTGCGATTCTATTATCCGTCTGGTTTTCGTAAGATCAATAAGAAGATCCTTTTGCTCGGGAAAGTGAAAAACAAAGGATCCCATAAGGGTTTCCATAAAGTAATCCATTTTGTTTTCCTTGACGAAGACCCCCTTTCCCTGGCGTGATTCCACCATGCCGCGGGATATAAGGGTTCGTATTGCTTCCCGGATAGACCTGGTTCCAACCTGCAGCTGCCTTGACAGTTCCGCCTGAGAAGGCATTTTATCCCCAGGGCCAAGATTATTATCAATAATTATATTTTCAATAGCATGTGTAACTTCATCTGCCAGTTTTCGCTTTTTTAAGGGTGTTACCCCTCTCATATTGTTCATGGATTCTATTTTACCACAAAAAAGTGCTTTAATTGTACCCTGCAGTCGACATAAGTCAACACTTAATTGTATGTGTTGACTTATGTCACAAGTCATATTAGGATGGAACAGTAATCATATGATCACACTATACACACTCAATAACAAAAGGAGTCATAAAAATGAAAAAAGCTGTTTCTTTGTTTTTAATCAGTTTTTTAGCTCTCAGTGCACTTTTAGCAGAAGGTAAGACGGAAACTGATGCAGCCAGGCCAATCGAAATTAATTTTTCTTCAGTCAGTGTTCCAGGTGATGCCCATACAGAGGCAATGACCGTTTTCAAAGAGGAACTGGAGAAGCTTTCAGGCGGAACCATGAAAGTTAACGTCTATCATTCCGGGCAGCTCTATTCTCAGGAAGGAGAACAGGCAGCTGTTCGACAGGGAACAGTCGATATGGTTTACACAAGCGCCCCTTGGCTGGCTGAATTTGTACCATATCTCTCCATGTTCTCTGCTGTCTATACCTTTCAGGGGTATGACCATATGACAAATGTTTTTAACGGAGAGATCGGAAAAAAGATTTTTCAGGATATTGTTGATTCCCAGGGGATCAGACCTCTTGGTGCCTATTATCTTGGAACCAGACAACTGAATCTGGTAGAAAAAGTCGGACCTGTACGAACACCTGCAGATATGGCCGGCGTCAAGCTCAGAGTTCCCGAAAGCCCCTCATGGATTGCTCTCGGAAAAGCCCTTGGCGGGAATCCTACACCCATAGCCTTTAATGAAGTATACATGGGACTGAAAACCGGAGCTGTCGAAGGACAGGACAATCCTCTGGCAACGGATAAAAACGCGAAATTCTACGAAGTGACCAAATATATTGTTCTGACAAATCATGTTGTTGACTCTACCTGGCCTACAATTAATGAGAAAAAATGGCAGTCCTTATCGGATCAGCAGAAAGAGTGGGTTATTCAGGCTGTTGATGTCGCCCGTAAATACTGCGATAAATCCAACCTGGAAACAGAAGCTAATATCCTGGATTTCTTCCGGGAAAAAGGTATGATAATAATTGAAGATCCGGACATTCAGGCTTTTGCCGATTACGCTAAAAACTCCTACCTGACTGAGAGCAAGGATATCTCAAAAGACTGGGATATGGAGTTGTATGATAAAGTTCAGGCATTGGTAGAATAGAACAGGACAGCATCCCCTGGTCCCGGAATATATCCGGGATCAGATCTTTTATTACAGGAAGACTTACGATGAAGAAGATTCTTCAAAAGACAGGCAGATTCCTTGTCGATACGGTAGAGGTCTATATCCCATTTACGGCGTTTACTGTTCTATTTTTGGTATTTATTCTGGGTATTACCTTCCGGTACTTTCTGAAGCCCCTTACATGGACCCTTGAGTTGTCTCTCATCTGTTTTATCTGGACGTCTCTCCTGGGAGGAATCTATGCAAAAAGAGACGATTCTCATGTAATGTTCACCATGATTTACGATTCTGTAAGTCCTGTTGCTCAACTCTGGATGAGAATTGTTGGCAACACTCTGCTGATAAGCTCCTTTCTTATCGGACTGGTTCCTTCCTGGAAGTATATTGCTTTTATGAACTATAAGAAATCCAATGTTCTTAAAATACCTATGGATCTTGTTTTCCTGCCATTTGTCATTTTTCTCGCCTTTATGATAGGGCGTCTTTCCATAGATCTTTTTAATGATCTTAAAAAACTAAAATCAGGAGAGCAGCACACATCATGAATATCCCACTGCTTGTTTTCTTTTTATGCTTTATCCTGATTTTCCTTATCCGTATTCCTATTGCTCTGGGTATGCTCATGGCATCTCTCTTTTATTTTGCTGCAGCTTCGGGGCCGGCTGCAGACCTGAGTATGGCCGCCACCCAGTTTCTAACCAACATGAATTCGAAATTTGTCCTTATTGCTGTTCCGCTCTTTGTGTTCATGGCGGAAGTAATGAACAGCGGTAAGGTAACAGATATGATTTTCCGTTTTGCCAATGCAATAGTAGGCAGAAGAAGAGGTGCTCTTGGACATGTGAATGTGGTTGCTTCAATTATTTTTTCAGGAATGACAGGTTCAGCTCTAGCTGATGCGTCAGGACTCGGCATGATGGAAATTAAAGCAATGAATGACCATGGATACGAAAGAGGATTCAGCAGCGCTATTACCGCCGCTTCTGCTACAATCGGTCCGATATTTCCTCCAAGCATCCCGATGATTTTTTATTCCATGCTTTCAGGAGCTTCCATAGGTGCTCTATTCATCGGCGGGATGATTCCCGGACTCCTGGTAGGTGCCGCCCTCATGACCTATATCGCCATTGTTGCACGTATCCGGGAATACCCACGGGGGGAGAAACTGGCGCTTCGGGCAACCCTTGCTATTACAGCGAAGGCCCTGCCGGCTCTTTTGTCTGTTTTTGTACTGCTGGGGGGAATCTATACCGGCATTGTAACTCCCACAGAAGCAGGAGCTTTAGCTGCACTCTACGCTATTCTTGTTTCTTTTTTTGTTTACAAAGCAATGGGAATAAAAGAACTCGGGAAAGCTATTCTGAATACGGTTAAAACGACTGGAACACTTTCACTTCTGGTTGGCACAGCTTATGCTTTCTCATATATAGTCGCGATTGAGCATATTCCGGATTCGGTTGCCAATTTGTTACTTAATGTAACAGAGAATAAATACATGCTCCTGCTGCTTATTAATATCGTATTCATAATTCTCGGGATGTTCATCGATACCATGTGTATCACGCTTGTATTTATTCCAATCGTGCTGCCCCTGATTAATACCCTGGGAATTGATCTTGTTCATTTTGGTGTAATGATTACATTGAATATGATGATTGGTCTTTCTACCCCGCCCTTCGGTATGCTTCTTTTTGTTGTCTCCGGAATTTCAAAGACTCCGCTGAAAGAAGTGATTAAAGAGATCATGCCAATGCTGCTGGTCCTTTTTGGTGTCCTGTTTTTTGTTACCTATGTGCCGCAGGTCGTGCTGTTTCTGCCCAGAATCTTAGGCACCTAGACCATAAGCCAATATTATTCACAAGGATAATCACATGAGAAAAGAGATTGTAGCCGGGGTTTATCCAACCATGCTTACCCCATTCAAAGCAGATCTGTCCATTGACTTTGATGCTGTGGAGCGGCTGATAGAATGGTATATAAAAAAAGGAATAGACGGGCTGTTTGCAGTTTGTCAGTCCAGCGCCATGTTTGAACTCTCAAAAAGGGAGAGAAAGGAACTTTGTCAAAAAACCGTGGAAATCACTGACGGCCGTTATCCGGTTATGGCTTCAGGACATGTTTCAGATGTTCTTGAGGATCAGGCTGCAGATTTGAATGATATGGCTGATGCCGGTGCGGATGCCCTTGTCCTGGTATCCAATCGGCTCGCGGCCCCATGGGAGGATGACCGGATATGGATGAGGAATCTTGAGAAACTAATACAAATGCTTCCGGAAGATATCCCCCTTGGCTTTTATGAGTGCCCCTATCCATATAAGAGACTCCTTTCTACAGAGATTATAAAAGAACTCGTTGTATCAGGTCGATTTGAGTTTGTTAAAGACACATGCTGTTCTCCCACCTTGATTACCGAAAGGGCCGAACTTGTTCAGGGAACCAGTCTGAAATTTTTCAATGCGAATGCGGCTACCCTGCTTCACAGTCTGAAAGCCGGGTATTCCGGATACAGCGGCATTATGACAAACTTTCATACCGATTTATATTACAAACTCTGCAGCAGCTGGAAAGAGATGGGAGATAAGGCAGAAGAGCTTCAGAACTATCTTGGCAATGCTTCCACAATTGAATGTCAATTCTATCCGGCAAATGCCAGGTATTCTCTTATTAAAGAAGGAATCTTTTCTAATCTTCTTTCCAGACGTCAGGATGCCCGTCTGCGACAAATTACTGAATCAGAAAAGATGGAGATTGATCAGTTTTATGCTGTATCGAAGCAGATGAGTGCCATTTTCTCAGAAAAAAACCAATAATCCGGCTGGCCCGTCGACCCGGGCCAGTCTTATTCGGCTGTATTTAACAGGTCTAATACCGCAGACAATTCCGGCATTGAACTCTGCGCACCAAAGGCGGAACAGGCAAGTCCTCCTACAGCAGAGGCAAAAAGTACGGCATCTTCCATTCTTTTCCCTTCTCCCAGGGCATAGGCAAGACCCGCATTGAATGAATCTCCGGCACCGGTAGTATCAGTCACCATAATAGAAAAGGCGGGAACATGCTTTGCGCCTTCAGGGCTTACAATGTATGATCCCCGACCACCGGCTTTTATAATCACCGACTGCACACCCCGCGAAAGAAGGAGTTTCCCTGCTTTTTTTGCCGATTCAATGTCAGTTACTTCTACGTCCGTAAGAAGCTTCATTTCTGTTTCATTTGGAGTCACAATATCAAGATACGGAACCAGCCGATCAAAATTTTCCTTATCCGTCATGGGAGCGGGATCAAGGACAACCCGTTTCCGTCGTTTTTTCAACTCTTTAAGAATAAACTCCACAGTATCAAGAGGGATTTCCAACTGCAGCAAAAACATATCTATATCTCCAAGAGACTCCAGAACCTCATGCGCGAATCCTTTATCCACGTTACCATTGGCGCCGGGGACAATTACAATGTGATTTTCGGCTGTACTATCCACTTCTATAATTGCCACACCGGTGGAACATTCAGGGACTGTCTTTACTGTAGCAATATCTACTCCAGAAGCAGCAAGATGCTCCAGATACTCCTTGCCAAAACTGTCGTCTCCCACCATACCAGCCATACAGACATCTGCACCCAGTCTTGACAGGGCAACTGCCTGATTAGAACCTTTTCCCCCAGGAAACGTATTAAAAGTTTTACCGGTAAGGGTTTCTCCCGGAAAAGGAAAGCGGTCGACCTTAACAACCAGGTCCATATTTATACTGCCGATGGAACAAAAGCGCGGTTTCATTGGAACTCCTTGATGTGTATATAAGCATTATGCTAAACTTTTTGAAACAAACCAAGCGGTTGTCCATGGGACAGCCACCTTTTTTTCCAGGAGCAGCACATGCGTGTAGGATTTATCGGCTGGCGCGGTATGGTCGGTTCGGTGTTGATGGACCGGATGCGGGAAGAGAAAGACTTTACGGGTTTTGAACCGGTCTTCTTTACCACATCCCAGATTGGACAAAAGGCCCCCGATGTGGGGATCGACACACCTCCTTTGAAGGACGCCTTCTCGGTGGAGGAACTCAAAAAACTCGATGTCGTGGTAACATGCCAGGGCGGCGACTACACAAAAAAAGTGCATCCTGAACTCAGAGCATCCGGCTGGAAGGGTTACTGGATTGACGCTGCCTCTGCCCTGCGTATGAGCCATGACAGCATCATTGTACTTGACCCGGTAAACCGCCAGGTAATCGACAAGGCCCTGTACTCAGGGGTTAAGGACTATATCGGCGGAAACTGCACCGTAAGCCTCATGCTCATGGGCCTGGGAGGACTCTTTGATACCGGTCTTGTGGAGTGGGTAAGCTCCATGACCTATCAGGCAGCCTCGGGAGCGGGGGCAAAAAATATGCGGGAGCTGCTGTCCCAGATGGGATCCCTCGAACGGCCGGTAAAAACGCTTCTGGATATCCCTTCGTCGGCAATCCTCGAAATCGACAGTATTGTCACCGAGACCCTGCGTTCAAAGGATTTTCCTACTTCCGAGTTCGGCGTACCTTTAGCGGGAAGCCTGATACCCTGGATTGACGCAGCGGCAGAACTGGGGCAGAGCAAGGAGGAGTGGAAGGGTTTTGCAGAGACCAACAAAATCCTCGACCAGGAACCCAGGATTCCCGTGGACGGACTCTGCGTCAGAATAGGAGCCATGCGCTGTCACAGCCAGGCTCTGACCATCAAGCTGACAAAGAATGCTCCCATGGACGAGATTGAAGACATTATCGCCAGACATAACCAGTGGGCGGAAGTGGTTCCCAACGACAAGGCTGAATCCATGAAGCGTCTGACACCCGCAGCAGTCAGCGGGACACTGCAGGTTCCCGTGGGACGCCTCAGGAAGATGCGCATGGGAGATGAGTATCTTTCCGCCTTTACCGTAGGCGATCAGCTTCTGTGGGGAGCCGCCGAACCCCTGCGGCGAATGTTAACCATTCTGAAAGATTTCATGAATTAAGCACAGCATACTGTTTAAACTGCCCGATCATAGCCGGGCAGTTTTTTTTTGTTCCGTGTTTACAGTATATTTGATACTGTCTTCAGGGGGCCTGTATCCCGGAAGGTGCAGATTCAAACCTCCGGTAAAGCCGAAAATAAGGATTATTGTATGACTGACACAGGAAAAAGCTTCGATTTCATTTTTCCAACAGAAATCCGTTACGGGGAGAGGATTATTACTGAGCTGCCGAAGAGAATCAAGGCAGACGGGATCTCCTCTGTTTTGGTGATCACAGATCCCGGGTTAAAGAATCAGTCTTTTACCGGAGAGATACTTAACTCTCTGAAGGCTGGCAATATCAGATACTCCGTCTATGACGAAGTCGAAGCTAACCCCAAAGATTTCAATGTCCAGTCCGCCGCAGCTTTGATTAATGAACAGGGGGCGGAGGCGCTTATTGCCCTTGGCGGCGGGAGCCCGATAGACTGCGCCAAAGCGGTTGCCATTGTGGCCCCCCAGGGAGGTGAGGTGCGGGAATACGAGGACAGCAGCAGAATAGGCGAAGCGGTTCTGCCTCTCTACACCGTGCCGACCACCGCCGGGACCGGAAGCGAGGTAACCTTCAGCGCCGTCATCACCGACAGCACGGCCAGGTATAAATTCACCGTCAAATCCCCACGGGTAGCCCCTCGCGCCGCTTTTATCGACCCCCTGCTGACCCTTTCCATGCCCCCGGCCCTCAGTGCCGCTACCGGAATGGACGCTCTTACCCATGCCGTAGAGGCCTTCACCGCCCGGAATGCCAATCCGCTCTCCGACGCCTCCGCCCTCCATGCCATTGGACTGATAAACCGCTCACTCACTAAAGCTGTAACATCCCCCCAGGATAAGGAATCCCGTGGCGGAATGATGCTCGGCAGTCTGCTTGCCGGCATTGCCTTCAGCCATTCGGATGTGGCAGCAGTTCACTGCCTTGCGGAGGCCCTCGGCGGCATGTACGACAGCCCCCACGGCGTGTGCAATGCGGTTGCTCTGCCGGTGGTAATGGAGTACAACCTCGATTATGCCGTAGATCGTTACGCCCGCATTGCCCGGGAAATGGACATCGAATTCGGTGACTCCCGGGAGGGAGCCCGGCTGGCGGTGGAACGGGTTAAACAGCTGGCCTCCGATGTCGGGCTGCCACAGTTCCGCGAACTGGGCGTCCGGGAAAGCGATTTTCCCGAGCTGGCAGAAAAGTCCGCCTGCAACGGCAGCAACAAAGACAATCCAAGACCCATGAAAAAAGAGGATTACCTGGAGCTCCTGCGGATTCTTCAGGGGAACACGATATAGAGTCTGAACAAGGAGAAGATCAGATGAAATTCTTTAATATTATACCGAGGACGCTTCCCGCGCTCCTTCTGATTCTAATTTTTAGCGGCTGCGCCGGTCTGTCTTCGGTCCAGGAGAGTCCTTTACCGATAGACCCCAAGCTTATCCGGGGAGAATTGGACAACGGACTGCGGTACTTTATCCGGGAGAACCGGGAACCGCAAAACAGGATATCCCTGCGCCTTTTTGTCAATGCCGGATCGGTCCTCGAAGAAGAGGACCAGCGGGGAGTGGCCCATCTGCTGGAGCACATGGCATTCAAGGGGAGCACCCATTTTGATGAAGGAGAACTTGAAGGATTTCTCGAAAGCCTTGGCATGCGCTTTGGTCCCGACCTGAACGCCTACACCAGTTTTGACGAAACCGTTTATCAACTGGAGCTCCCGGCGGACGACCCGGAAGCGATAGAAAAAGGTTTTCTTGTACTGCAGGACTGGGCCGGGGGAATCCGCATAGATCCGGAGGCCCTGGACAGAGAACGCCTTGTGGTTCGGGAGGAATGGCGCCTTAGAAGAGGCGCACAGACCCGCATTCGGGACGCCCAGATAAGCAAACTGCTGGAAGGTTCCCGCTATGCCGAACGGCTTCCTATTGGAGACATGGAGGTTGTTATGAATATCCCCGCTGAAGGGGTCAGGGAGTTCTACCAGAGTTGGTATCGGCCGGATCTTATGGGAATTGCAGTGGTGGGGGATATCTCTACAGAGAAGGCCGAAGAGCTGATCCGCGAATATTTTTCCGGACCTGCCAAAGACACAAGGGATACCGGGCGTCCCCGTTTTTCCGTACCCCTGTCGCAAAAGAATGAAGCCCTTGTCCTCGCAGACCCTGAACTTACCATTGGCAAGGTGGAGGTAATGACAAAACTACCCCCCTCTCCTCTTGCGAGCCTGGAAGACTACCGTGAGGAAATCCGGGAGATACTCTTCTGGAATATGCTGAACTCCAGACTGGAGGAACGTACCAAAGAGGCGAATCCTCCCTTTATGCGGGCAGGAGGATCGAACTATACCTATGTGCGGGAGGTAGACTTAAGTTACCTTACCGGTCGGGGAAAACCGGAAGCCATTCTTACAAGCCTGGAAGAACTGCTGAAAGAGGTACGCCGGATTGAACTCCATGGGTTTACCGCCTCAGAACTGCAGCGCGAGTCCGCCAGGGTCATGAAGTCCGTTGAGAACGCCTGGAAGGAGCAGGAGAACCGGGAATCCTCTTCTATAATCCGGGAGATCGGAGAATACTACCTGAAGAATGTTGGCATGCCGGGTATCGACTTTGAGTATGAGCTGTTCAAGGAAGAACTGCCGCGGATAAGCCTTGAGGAGATAAACAGCCTCTTTTACCGTTTTTTCCCGGAAAAAGGACGTCTGATCACCCTCTCTCTTCCGGAAGCCGATTCCCTGCCCTCTCAAGAGGATGTCCTCAGGGTGCTGCAGCAGGTATCCGAGCAGGACCTGCCGCCTTACAGGGAAGAGATAATCGGTGAATCCCTTATTGCAGAACTTCCCCCGGCGGGGAAGATTGCCGGAATTGACAATCTTGAGACTGCAGATACTTCGGTTCTTCGCCTTTCCAACGGCATGCGGATCGTGCTGAAACCAACAGACTTTCAAAAAAACCGTGTTCTCCTTACAGGCTTCAGCCCCGGAGGAGAAAGCCTTGTTCCAAGCGAAGAGCTGCCCGCCGCCCGCACCGCGGTAACCATCCGTGAAGAGAGCGGACTCGGGGATTTTACTGCTACTGAACTTGCACGATTCCTTGCAGATAAGGATGTCTCGGTAAAAAGTTATATCGGCCGGTACTACGAAGGTTTTAGCGGAGAATCCTCCACGGGAGATCTTGAATACCTGTTCCAGCTGATACATGCAGGTTTTACAGTACCCCGGTTTGATGATTCAGCCTTTGATTCCGTGCGGGAGCGTTTGACGGCCTCTCTTGCCAACCGGGATAAATCCCCCCAGACGCTGTTCTCCGACACCCTGAACAGACTGCTGTCGAACGGCAGCCCCAGACGCGAACCCTTTACCGTGGAAATCATCGCTGAGATGGACCTTGAACTTTCCGAACGCATTTACCGGGAGCGCTTTTCCGATCCCGGCGACTTTACTCTGGTTCTGGTAGGGGATTTCGATACCGATGAGGCAGCAGATTTTGCAAAACGCTACCTGGCCGCGCTGCCGGGAACGGGAAAAAAGGAATCCTGGAAAGATAACGGGGTCAGACCGGTAGAGACTCCGGCTTATGAGACGGTACGCCGGGGAATTGAAG from Marispirochaeta sp. encodes the following:
- the rbsK gene encoding ribokinase → MKPRFCSIGSINMDLVVKVDRFPFPGETLTGKTFNTFPGGKGSNQAVALSRLGADVCMAGMVGDDSFGKEYLEHLAASGVDIATVKTVPECSTGVAIIEVDSTAENHIVIVPGANGNVDKGFAHEVLESLGDIDMFLLQLEIPLDTVEFILKELKKRRKRVVLDPAPMTDKENFDRLVPYLDIVTPNETEMKLLTDVEVTDIESAKKAGKLLLSRGVQSVIIKAGGRGSYIVSPEGAKHVPAFSIMVTDTTGAGDSFNAGLAYALGEGKRMEDAVLFASAVGGLACSAFGAQSSMPELSAVLDLLNTAE
- a CDS encoding TRAP transporter large permease gives rise to the protein MNIPLLVFFLCFILIFLIRIPIALGMLMASLFYFAAASGPAADLSMAATQFLTNMNSKFVLIAVPLFVFMAEVMNSGKVTDMIFRFANAIVGRRRGALGHVNVVASIIFSGMTGSALADASGLGMMEIKAMNDHGYERGFSSAITAASATIGPIFPPSIPMIFYSMLSGASIGALFIGGMIPGLLVGAALMTYIAIVARIREYPRGEKLALRATLAITAKALPALLSVFVLLGGIYTGIVTPTEAGALAALYAILVSFFVYKAMGIKELGKAILNTVKTTGTLSLLVGTAYAFSYIVAIEHIPDSVANLLLNVTENKYMLLLLINIVFIILGMFIDTMCITLVFIPIVLPLINTLGIDLVHFGVMITLNMMIGLSTPPFGMLLFVVSGISKTPLKEVIKEIMPMLLVLFGVLFFVTYVPQVVLFLPRILGT
- the asd gene encoding aspartate-semialdehyde dehydrogenase translates to MRVGFIGWRGMVGSVLMDRMREEKDFTGFEPVFFTTSQIGQKAPDVGIDTPPLKDAFSVEELKKLDVVVTCQGGDYTKKVHPELRASGWKGYWIDAASALRMSHDSIIVLDPVNRQVIDKALYSGVKDYIGGNCTVSLMLMGLGGLFDTGLVEWVSSMTYQAASGAGAKNMRELLSQMGSLERPVKTLLDIPSSAILEIDSIVTETLRSKDFPTSEFGVPLAGSLIPWIDAAAELGQSKEEWKGFAETNKILDQEPRIPVDGLCVRIGAMRCHSQALTIKLTKNAPMDEIEDIIARHNQWAEVVPNDKAESMKRLTPAAVSGTLQVPVGRLRKMRMGDEYLSAFTVGDQLLWGAAEPLRRMLTILKDFMN
- a CDS encoding dihydrodipicolinate synthase family protein, whose protein sequence is MRKEIVAGVYPTMLTPFKADLSIDFDAVERLIEWYIKKGIDGLFAVCQSSAMFELSKRERKELCQKTVEITDGRYPVMASGHVSDVLEDQAADLNDMADAGADALVLVSNRLAAPWEDDRIWMRNLEKLIQMLPEDIPLGFYECPYPYKRLLSTEIIKELVVSGRFEFVKDTCCSPTLITERAELVQGTSLKFFNANAATLLHSLKAGYSGYSGIMTNFHTDLYYKLCSSWKEMGDKAEELQNYLGNASTIECQFYPANARYSLIKEGIFSNLLSRRQDARLRQITESEKMEIDQFYAVSKQMSAIFSEKNQ
- a CDS encoding TRAP transporter small permease, which gives rise to MKKILQKTGRFLVDTVEVYIPFTAFTVLFLVFILGITFRYFLKPLTWTLELSLICFIWTSLLGGIYAKRDDSHVMFTMIYDSVSPVAQLWMRIVGNTLLISSFLIGLVPSWKYIAFMNYKKSNVLKIPMDLVFLPFVIFLAFMIGRLSIDLFNDLKKLKSGEQHTS
- a CDS encoding sialic acid TRAP transporter substrate-binding protein SiaP translates to MKKAVSLFLISFLALSALLAEGKTETDAARPIEINFSSVSVPGDAHTEAMTVFKEELEKLSGGTMKVNVYHSGQLYSQEGEQAAVRQGTVDMVYTSAPWLAEFVPYLSMFSAVYTFQGYDHMTNVFNGEIGKKIFQDIVDSQGIRPLGAYYLGTRQLNLVEKVGPVRTPADMAGVKLRVPESPSWIALGKALGGNPTPIAFNEVYMGLKTGAVEGQDNPLATDKNAKFYEVTKYIVLTNHVVDSTWPTINEKKWQSLSDQQKEWVIQAVDVARKYCDKSNLETEANILDFFREKGMIIIEDPDIQAFADYAKNSYLTESKDISKDWDMELYDKVQALVE
- a CDS encoding insulinase family protein → MKFFNIIPRTLPALLLILIFSGCAGLSSVQESPLPIDPKLIRGELDNGLRYFIRENREPQNRISLRLFVNAGSVLEEEDQRGVAHLLEHMAFKGSTHFDEGELEGFLESLGMRFGPDLNAYTSFDETVYQLELPADDPEAIEKGFLVLQDWAGGIRIDPEALDRERLVVREEWRLRRGAQTRIRDAQISKLLEGSRYAERLPIGDMEVVMNIPAEGVREFYQSWYRPDLMGIAVVGDISTEKAEELIREYFSGPAKDTRDTGRPRFSVPLSQKNEALVLADPELTIGKVEVMTKLPPSPLASLEDYREEIREILFWNMLNSRLEERTKEANPPFMRAGGSNYTYVREVDLSYLTGRGKPEAILTSLEELLKEVRRIELHGFTASELQRESARVMKSVENAWKEQENRESSSIIREIGEYYLKNVGMPGIDFEYELFKEELPRISLEEINSLFYRFFPEKGRLITLSLPEADSLPSQEDVLRVLQQVSEQDLPPYREEIIGESLIAELPPAGKIAGIDNLETADTSVLRLSNGMRIVLKPTDFQKNRVLLTGFSPGGESLVPSEELPAARTAVTIREESGLGDFTATELARFLADKDVSVKSYIGRYYEGFSGESSTGDLEYLFQLIHAGFTVPRFDDSAFDSVRERLTASLANRDKSPQTLFSDTLNRLLSNGSPRREPFTVEIIAEMDLELSERIYRERFSDPGDFTLVLVGDFDTDEAADFAKRYLAALPGTGKKESWKDNGVRPVETPAYETVRRGIEDQSTAAMIFTLPMAWSREEALKAQAAASVLENILREKIREELGGTYSVSAWANLNQRPYEHVEGGVYFGADPEQVSDLSKEVLNICRGIAKSGPEERYIRNEIEAFRRDHETRLRENSFWLNHLERSFRDGDDPEDLLTPEEYAELINAGELRTKIDAIFREENLIQVILLPET
- a CDS encoding iron-containing alcohol dehydrogenase, whose translation is MTDTGKSFDFIFPTEIRYGERIITELPKRIKADGISSVLVITDPGLKNQSFTGEILNSLKAGNIRYSVYDEVEANPKDFNVQSAAALINEQGAEALIALGGGSPIDCAKAVAIVAPQGGEVREYEDSSRIGEAVLPLYTVPTTAGTGSEVTFSAVITDSTARYKFTVKSPRVAPRAAFIDPLLTLSMPPALSAATGMDALTHAVEAFTARNANPLSDASALHAIGLINRSLTKAVTSPQDKESRGGMMLGSLLAGIAFSHSDVAAVHCLAEALGGMYDSPHGVCNAVALPVVMEYNLDYAVDRYARIAREMDIEFGDSREGARLAVERVKQLASDVGLPQFRELGVRESDFPELAEKSACNGSNKDNPRPMKKEDYLELLRILQGNTI
- a CDS encoding FCD domain-containing protein — translated: MNNMRGVTPLKKRKLADEVTHAIENIIIDNNLGPGDKMPSQAELSRQLQVGTRSIREAIRTLISRGMVESRQGKGVFVKENKMDYFMETLMGSFVFHFPEQKDLLIDLTKTRRIIESQSIYDVAVDPPKGFIPRFSSIIEELDEKAEQMNIDDYNLLDMELHRSIIDASNNKILISLYKHLTDLMVRCFSKTIQIRSGLETSINDHHKMLEAITARDGQKAKEIMEKHIGMTLDKILNYQ